In the Babylonia areolata isolate BAREFJ2019XMU chromosome 34, ASM4173473v1, whole genome shotgun sequence genome, one interval contains:
- the LOC143277552 gene encoding vang-like protein 2 codes for MPGHESDLDSRTMEERIEVQVIPQDDNWGDNTTAITGNTSETGMSMEDLTKYPFPKDFTPGVGFNCVRFMGTAVAVILSLFGFLSPVAMVVLPRLDIMDWTRRPDGSLVDSALVKVCAPECEGLLISFAFKLLILMLGTLAVFFRQPKATMPRVFVFRAVVLFLVFVLTFAFWLFYGVRIVREKRTHYHGIVQFADSLVDGLLFVHYLALVLLEIRQLQPQFVVRVTRSPDGETRCYSVGALSIQRAAVTMLEHYYRDFPAYNPYLDMVGRKPGKQSLTGFKVYDVDGSNNGPNQSVTQGRSRAVFAAAARRRDSGHNDRFYDEQEYERRVRKRRARLLVAAEEAFTHIKRLQEEQGPAIPMDPQEAAQAVFPSMARALQKYLRITRQQPRYSMESVLSHLATCISHDLAPRAFMARYLTQGAVVMSERDYPRPVDRWVLVCEHNVVREVGEGVQFRLRHGEVSLMCCVRRLPHFSVTEEVVDPKSNRFVLRLNSETSV; via the exons ATGCCCGGGCACGAGTCTGACCTGGACAGTCGCACCATGGAGGAGAGGATAGAGGTGCAG GTGATCCCCCAGGATGACAACTGGGGGGACAACACGACGGCCATCACGGGCAACACCAGCGAAACGGGCATGTCCATGGAGGACCTCACCAAGTACCCCTTCCCCAAGGACTTCACGCCGGGCGTCGGCTTCAACTGCGTGCGCTTCATGGGCACGGCGGTGGCCGTCATCCTGTCGCTGTTCGGGTTTCTGTCCCCTGTGGCCATGGTGGTACTGCCACGGCTGGACATTATGGACTGGACGCGGCGGCCCGACGGCTCGCTGGTGGACTCGGCACTGGTGAAGGTGTGCGCGCCGGAGTGCGAGGGCCTGCTCATCTCCTTCGCCTTCAAGCTGCTGATCCTGATGCTGGGCACGCTGGCTGTCTTCTTCCGCCAGCCCAAGGCCACCATGCCGCGCGTGTTCGTGTTTCGCGCCGTCGTGCTCTTCCTCGTCTTCGTGCTGACCTTCGCCTTCTGGCTTTTCTACGGGGTGCGCATCGTACGGGAGAAGCGCACGCACTACCACGGCATCGTGCAGTTCGCCGACAGCCTGGTGGACGGGCTGCTGTTCGTGCACTACCTGGCCCTGGTGCTGCTGGAGATCCGCCAGCTCCAGCCGCAGTTCGTGGTGCGGGTCACGCGCTCCCCGGACGGGGAGACCCGCTGCTACAGCGTGGGGGCGCTGTCCATCCAGCGGGCGGCGGTGACGATGCTGGAGCACTACTACCGCGACTTCCCGGCCTACAACCCCTACCTGGACATGGTGGGCCGCAAGCCGGGCAAACAGAGCCTGACGGGCTTCAAGGTCTACGATGTCGACGGCAGCAACAACGGGCCCAACCAGTCGGTCACCCAGGGCCGCTCCAGGGCCGTGTTTGCGGCCGCGGCCAGGCGGCGGGACTCTGGCCACAACGACCGCTTCTACGATGAGCAGGAGTAcgagaggagggtgaggaagcGGCGGGCACGCCTCCTGGTGGCGGCCGAGGAGGCCTTCACCCACATCAAGCGTCTGCAGGAGGAGCAGG GCCCAGCCATCCCCATGGACCCCCAGGAAGCGGCCCAGGCGGTGTTCCCCTCCATGGCGCGGGCCCTGCAGAAGTACCTGCGCATCACACGCCAGCAGCCCCGCTACTCCATGGAGAGCGTGCTGTCGCACCTGGCGACCTGCATCTCCCACGACCTGGCCCCCCGCGCCTTCATGGCCAGGTACCTGACCCAGGGCGCCGTGGTGATGAGCGAGCGCGACTACCCGCGACCCGTGGACCGCTGGGTGCTTGTGTGCGAGCACAACGTGgtgcgggaggtgggggagggggtgcagttcCGGCTGCGTCACGGCGAGGTCTCTCTCATGTGCTGCGTGCGGCGGCTCCCCCACTTCAGCGTCACGGAGGAGGTGGTTGACCCCAAGAGCAACCGCTTCGTGCTGCGCCTCAACTCGGAGACCTCCGTATAG